One window of Desulfobaculum bizertense DSM 18034 genomic DNA carries:
- a CDS encoding terminase small subunit, which translates to MIQKDGLRMTPRQERFAAEYAVSGDAEEAALRAGYSEKTAKQTGKRWLADERIQKAVAAFQDDSTAHDAVTRQWVIARLKDVAERCMQAVAVSSGKGENAVTEYRFDASNANRALSLLGKYLHMFNEKPESTAETHEDTLDSLE; encoded by the coding sequence ATGATTCAGAAGGACGGTTTGCGCATGACGCCACGTCAGGAGCGATTTGCCGCAGAGTATGCGGTGAGTGGTGATGCGGAAGAAGCCGCCCTGCGCGCTGGCTACAGCGAAAAAACAGCAAAACAGACAGGAAAACGGTGGCTTGCGGATGAGCGGATTCAAAAAGCTGTTGCTGCATTTCAGGATGACAGCACAGCCCATGACGCCGTGACCCGCCAGTGGGTGATAGCCCGGCTCAAGGATGTTGCAGAGCGCTGCATGCAGGCCGTGGCTGTCAGCTCTGGCAAAGGGGAAAACGCGGTTACGGAATACCGTTTTGACGCATCCAACGCGAACAGGGCGCTGAGTCTTTTGGGAAAGTATCTCCACATGTTTAACGAGAAGCCCGAGAGTACAGCGGAAACACATGAAGACACACTGGACAGTCTGGAATGA
- a CDS encoding portal protein, whose protein sequence is MQKQEQSMQGSVSLRSQVLRQFEALRTARQPFERVWTDVSRFMGPGYSGFLDLAPHSERESTIVDATARRAAEIFSAGLLSGASSPSERWFVLGLDDQELADQPEVREWLQKVEDLFYRVLAEGGFYREQALAYHQTGLFGWQCLYVDATPTGGIRFRALPLNEIYISENAQGEVDTVFRRFQLSARDAAARFGLEQLSDAVRRACDDPARQSELFAFVHAVFPRGERQRSLTENHLPYASVYLDLGEGKVMSVGGYEELPYVVARFRRVPASAYSTSPGTEALADVKMINEMKRLVLEAGQLAVAPPYLVPDDGFVGRFSFEPRAMNYYRRAEGNSLADFGPLSVGSSPGFTWELMESTRQDINQAFFVDLFLTIRSRIQQGGSPTAMEVAELSSERMFLLGPLLVNQQQENFSRLFSRLHRLLERRGELPEAPEILQGQLLRAEYVSPLMLAQKQSRNRAILETYRDAQSMAGVAPEIFDNFAHDENLRRLMQSRGFPQTGMRSVAEVAELREKRSQAQLEAQKYEQAKSLAQLAKLVPDLSHAPEKGSPADLLLEASQAQARSGEA, encoded by the coding sequence ATGCAGAAACAAGAGCAGTCAATGCAGGGAAGTGTTTCACTTCGCAGCCAGGTTCTGCGGCAGTTTGAAGCGCTTCGCACTGCGCGCCAGCCTTTTGAACGTGTCTGGACTGATGTCTCCAGATTTATGGGACCGGGCTATTCAGGCTTTTTGGATCTTGCGCCTCATTCAGAGCGCGAGTCCACAATCGTGGATGCCACGGCTCGCCGGGCTGCGGAGATTTTTTCCGCAGGTCTGCTTTCTGGCGCAAGCTCACCGTCAGAGCGCTGGTTCGTGCTGGGACTGGACGATCAGGAGCTGGCAGATCAGCCGGAGGTCCGGGAGTGGCTCCAGAAAGTCGAAGACCTCTTTTACCGGGTGCTGGCCGAAGGTGGCTTCTATCGCGAACAGGCCCTTGCCTATCATCAGACAGGACTTTTTGGCTGGCAGTGTCTCTACGTTGACGCCACGCCTACTGGAGGCATTCGTTTTCGCGCTTTGCCTTTGAATGAAATCTATATCTCTGAAAATGCGCAGGGAGAAGTGGATACGGTGTTTCGCCGTTTCCAGCTCTCGGCGCGGGATGCTGCGGCCCGCTTTGGGCTTGAGCAGCTTTCCGATGCCGTGCGCCGGGCCTGCGATGATCCTGCGCGGCAGTCAGAACTGTTTGCCTTTGTGCATGCGGTGTTTCCCCGTGGTGAACGGCAGCGTTCCCTGACGGAAAATCACCTGCCCTATGCCTCTGTGTATCTGGACCTCGGAGAAGGCAAGGTCATGTCTGTTGGTGGGTATGAAGAGTTGCCCTATGTGGTGGCCCGTTTTCGCCGCGTGCCTGCCAGCGCGTATTCCACAAGTCCCGGTACAGAGGCCCTTGCTGATGTCAAAATGATTAACGAAATGAAGCGGCTGGTTCTGGAAGCCGGGCAGCTTGCCGTTGCGCCGCCGTACCTTGTCCCTGATGACGGTTTTGTGGGGCGCTTCTCTTTTGAGCCACGGGCCATGAACTATTACCGCCGTGCCGAGGGGAATAGCCTTGCGGATTTTGGACCGCTTTCTGTTGGGAGCAGTCCTGGCTTCACCTGGGAACTGATGGAAAGCACGCGGCAGGACATCAATCAGGCTTTTTTTGTGGACCTGTTTTTGACCATTCGTTCGCGCATCCAGCAGGGGGGAAGCCCCACGGCAATGGAAGTTGCCGAGCTGAGTTCGGAGCGCATGTTTTTGCTGGGTCCACTTTTGGTGAATCAGCAGCAGGAGAATTTTTCGCGGCTCTTTAGCCGACTGCATCGCCTGCTGGAACGACGAGGTGAGCTGCCAGAGGCTCCGGAAATTTTGCAGGGGCAGCTTTTGCGGGCCGAGTACGTCAGTCCGCTCATGCTGGCACAAAAACAGTCCCGGAACAGAGCCATTCTGGAGACCTACAGAGATGCCCAAAGCATGGCTGGGGTGGCGCCTGAGATCTTTGACAACTTTGCTCATGACGAAAACCTGCGGCGACTCATGCAGAGCAGAGGGTTTCCGCAAACAGGAATGCGCTCGGTGGCCGAGGTTGCCGAACTTCGGGAAAAGCGTTCGCAGGCGCAGCTTGAAGCGCAGAAATATGAGCAGGCCAAGTCTTTGGCCCAGCTTGCGAAGCTGGTTCCAGATCTGTCGCATGCCCCGGAAAAGGGCAGCCCTGCGGATCTCTTGCTTGAAGCGTCGCAGGCGCAGGCAAGGAGCGGTGAGGCATGA
- a CDS encoding major capsid protein → MSTTGTLKELSAAFAKKQPKQVDWLTEETPVLDVIPFEEASHSLWNVFEEVSDVTGGGFVDMDAPLDSIDVESRLRKVDLAIMGAKMFCPEDKARAFGGRDSYFAKKTPKALRKLGVDAERSLLYRNFRKYALDNSRLVDAGAEGDCWSILAVRFVSGETTGLYSPGAFKQGGILNVSAINGGGLYENENGILGYGVRYKGYFGMQIANPNTVAALVNISAKKKPTALMVDNLLDMVRAQNNTYLFCHRKVLSVLADIGKGAAFQMMPGDRGVDRRIAEWNGVPIVTSYNFDDATEEHVVVNA, encoded by the coding sequence ATGAGCACAACAGGAACTTTGAAAGAACTTTCGGCCGCATTTGCAAAGAAGCAGCCCAAACAGGTGGACTGGCTGACCGAAGAAACTCCGGTTTTGGACGTGATTCCTTTTGAGGAAGCCTCGCACAGCCTGTGGAACGTCTTTGAGGAAGTCTCTGATGTGACTGGTGGTGGTTTTGTGGACATGGATGCACCGCTGGACTCCATTGATGTGGAATCCCGGCTGCGCAAAGTGGACCTCGCGATCATGGGCGCAAAGATGTTTTGCCCGGAGGACAAGGCCAGAGCTTTTGGCGGTCGTGACAGCTATTTTGCCAAAAAAACGCCAAAGGCCCTGCGCAAGCTGGGTGTGGATGCTGAGCGCTCGCTTTTGTATCGCAATTTCCGCAAATACGCGCTGGACAACAGCCGACTTGTGGACGCTGGTGCAGAAGGGGACTGCTGGTCCATTCTGGCGGTTCGCTTTGTGTCTGGCGAGACCACAGGACTCTATAGTCCCGGCGCATTCAAGCAGGGTGGCATTCTGAATGTGAGCGCCATCAATGGCGGTGGTCTCTACGAAAACGAGAATGGCATTCTGGGCTATGGCGTGCGCTACAAGGGCTACTTTGGCATGCAGATCGCCAATCCCAACACGGTTGCCGCACTTGTGAACATCTCGGCCAAGAAAAAGCCCACGGCGCTCATGGTGGACAACCTTCTGGACATGGTGCGGGCACAGAACAACACCTATCTGTTCTGCCACCGCAAGGTGCTGTCTGTGCTGGCAGATATTGGCAAGGGCGCTGCCTTCCAGATGATGCCCGGTGATCGTGGTGTTGATCGCCGCATTGCCGAGTGGAATGGCGTGCCCATTGTGACCAGCTACAACTTTGACGACGCCACCGAAGAGCACGTCGTCGTGAACGCATAA